Part of the Lotus japonicus ecotype B-129 chromosome 6, LjGifu_v1.2 genome, gtagaggGATTTCCAACCATGCACTTAGGCCGCTTGCATGCTTATGCTTGATTCTTGACTATTAACTGCAGATTCAGTGCCTTCTTCCTCTACGGTAGGAAGATCATCTGAGTGCAGTTCCGGTTGATTAAGGCTTCGAACAAACTCTGTGAATGAAGGAAAATGCTCAGGAGAAAAGAAATATGCTCCCATTCTCTGATATGTGAACAAGTCCAGCACATTATCTCCTGATAAATTCTTCTTAATTTGATCAAAACCCTCTGGTGCACCAAAAACTGAAGAATTTTGACCTGAAACCCTTACACCATGATTTCTGCAAGATGCCATAATTTGTGCAAGAAGTGACTCAGGGCTCGAGCGGGTTTCACTCGGCTGGTTTGCGTCGGAAAGGTCCAATCCAGGCAACATAATCTTGCAAGAGTTCTTAGCAAAGATTTTTGCAACGGGTTCATAACCCTCCCTGTTAGCTGTGTTATAGAACCCTGCTGTTAGCTCGGAAGGATGGGATTGAGTTCCATACCAAGTGTGCATGAGTGGGATTTTTCCATGTATTGTCACTCCGGTGTCACCGAAAGTAGAAGCTGCTAGTGAGAGGAGGCAATCACCATGAGTGATAAGCTGATTAGAATACCAGGAAAGGAAGAAGTCTCCATATTGAGACTCCCAAGAACCCCCATCCTTGAAGAAGTTATTGGAGTGTGGTGGCTGGTCATAGGTGGGGACATCATGAGGACCACCAAGCCCCCATAAAGGATTTCCAGATGCCTCAGCATGTTGCTTGAGAAGTTGGAGCATGTTTTGGTCATAGCACTGAAATTCCCCTACTCCTTGAGTTTTACCATTTCTGTGGTGGTGAGATGGATACCGTAGCTCGCCTTCTGGTCCTAAACCCATGGAAATGCCCTGCAGAATGGCAAGATATGAAGACAATGTCAATCACATGGATTAATACCAAAACAGATGTTAGTGTACATAACTTATAGTGTGTTTGGATTGGTGGTGTAACACAATCCACAACATGATACTACAAAAGTTACACTATGTAGTTTCTTCTTTGAATTTGGATTAGGTCTAACTCTGCCCGAAAGTTAACTTGGGAGTAAGAGTTGGGATTAGGCCCAACTTTGCACGAAAGAACATCCACTGGTGATCCCTACCCTACATGAGTGATCTTCAATACACGGATCTAAGGTAGACCCTGATACCATCTTAGAATTCAGGTTGGGCCTAACTCTACCACAAAAGCTAACACTTCGGGCAGAGTTAGGTTTTAGTCCAAATTATAAGATGGTACCAGATATCCTATTATGGATTCATTTATGAGGCTTTTCACGACAGAACTAAACATTTTATTAGCAAGATATCTTGGAATTCAAAACTCTTACCGTAATTGTAGAGCCCATGAAGGCAGAGAATGAAGACTTGAAGCTCTCACAGAAACTTTGGTACACTTGAACTGGTGTCTTCCCATCAAGAACTGGAAGATTATCAACCGCTAGCGACAGATATTCGTTATAACGCTGTCCTGACCGGTCTGTGAAGAAAATACTGGACTGAGATTCACCAATCTTGGACACCCATTTGGGTAGGGGAATGTTTGGTTTTTCAGACCCATGAAAGCAAAGGGTCATATGGAGCTTGAGACCCGCTTTCTGAACCATCTCAGCAATGGCAAGATAGCCTGACCAATTATATTCTCCCATGGCCTCTTTCTCAACAATTCCCCACCAAACAGGGAGCTCAACACCTTCTACTCCTAATAGCTTCAACGCTCTTAGGCCAGCTGCAATTGCTCTAGAATGATTTAATGAACTGCAGTCGTAAGAAACGGCATCTAGAGGCAGCCCTACAAATAATCTTACACCATCTACCTGTGACATAGTATGTTAAGCAAGTTAGTTATTTTGTAATGCCTTAAAACTTGATATTATACAAaacttatagcatgtttggatctaACTTATTGTTCTTCAGAATCAACTCTGCCACTCAAAAGACATTCACAGAAGTTTCTCTCCAAAATTGATTTGGGCTacataattaattgaaaaaGGATTCCAAACATGCTATCAGTGTATTTGGGCGAAACATATAGTCCAAATAAGGAGTAAAGTAAAAATAGAGAAATTTCAAACTAACAGATATAAATTTCAACAAGtcaaatatagaaaaatagcaGAAACAATGGCTTCCTTCCAAgtcaaactaaaaataaagtATCAAATTTGTTCAACCAAAAATTTCACCAACCACACACtacacaaaacaaaaccaaaataGAAAACTCACCGAATTGGATGATCCTGTTCCAGACCCAGAatgactcttcttcttcttcttctctagaACTGGTTCAGCATGATGAACAGCTCTCAAACTGAAACGCAAACCATCCTTCTTCCACCTCATATTCCCACCAAAACTAACTCTATTATTTTCAATCCTGCAACTTTCCTTCACAAAACAAAAACCCTGTTCCCTAGTCACCAAATCAGACTTTCCCAACTTCGCTTGAGAGCTTCCAATAACCGAAACCTCCATGatcaagagagaaaaaaaaacaccaaaTAATCACCAAAAGAATTGAAAAATTATGCGTTTTGAGAACAACCCAGTTGAGATTTTCAAGAGAATTTAAGTTGGATTTGTAAAAGATGAGATTTTGAAGATGTAGGAAATGGATTGGTGAAGGGTTCATATATAAAGGAAGTGGAATCCAATCAAGACGcgctttttcttttctttttctctttcttcttttgcttCCGACAAGTAAACGTAGGAGAAACAAAACAATGAGACACGTGGCGTTCTGATAGGTAACTGAGAGTTGAGCCGCAGAATATTGATGTTGTTTTTGTTATTAAAAAATAGACATTATTAAGGTCCTAGCAAAATCATTGCATGTTTTTGTGTTGAAAAATGGTTATTATTAAGGACCTAACAAAATCATTGCATGGTGTATGATTTTGACATAGATGAGTTGGATAGGGATATGGCTTGATATAAGGTTAATATATGAAACCTAATTGGTGACTCATACAATCTATCTACCattttttaattacaatttgagttaattttgatgcattgataatagtaaaaatatttttaacacCATCAATCAATCAGAATTTTAAAATGTGTAATCtaatcaattaaattaaataaaaaattatttttagcacatttttgaaatattgtgacttatcttttaaaaagaattgcaaaaaaatgaattttttaattagtaaaagaaaatataataagtgctttaAACCGTATCCCCTCTTTTTTGTCCCTAAATGATAGTTCAAGAAGTAAGAGATAGCAGACAAATGAGTTGGGCGGGGAGGTATAGAGTTCAATTCTTGGGGGTGCAATTTaactttccgatgtacaaaaaaaaatttctctcttttttatgCATAAAAGTTTGGATGAGTTTGACTTCGTTCACCAAGTTTTTACAGAAAAATTTGGGTGGATTTGACTCCGTTTAACAATGTGTTTGAGACCATAAATCGCTTATATCCTTGActacttgcaagttgcaacgGAGTCCACATGTGTTGGCTTAAACTCTCTTTAATACATAGAGCTGAATTATGAAATAAATTGTCATGATTAATTTTTCTTCTAATACTGCTTAAATTTTTGAGCACTGCGTGTTTAAGACAAAATTTAAGACATGTTCCTACCGGACACGAGGAAAGATTCCAATCCAGTCCCATGAACATGTCACAAACATTACATTATCCAAAATGATTCAATGCATGATGTTACTTTTAACTGtttgatttattaattaatgcctaaatttgtttcttttggatAGAAATTATTGCAGGTGGTATGTGGCTGATTAATCAATGATGTCACGCATTGAATGATTGGTTATGGATGAACATCACACGTGGACCAATGCACAAGACAATGCTGTGTGTGTGATGACTCATATTGTCCTGTGTGCTCTGTGTGTGGTGTGGTGGCCCTGGTGGGTATGTGGAGCCGTCTGATTCAGAATCAGATTCATTTCATTGGTCCTTGTTTCAAGGATCTGCTTCTGCTTCTTTTGCAGTTCTGGTTTTAGATCTCTCTCCTTCTATGACTCAGATCAGTCGACCATATATATGCACTCTGTATAAGgggaaaataataattaatcatCATTTTCTTATGTTCCAGACAAATTTTTGGCAGCAAATAGAACATTGTTTTGATGAATTACATCTTATTGTAGTTCACACGTATATATTACTGGCAAGTTATTGTTGTTCACATACATAGTACTGGCACAAGTTGGCATTAAAATCTGTTACGTGGACCTAGTAGCTTGCTCTGTTCTATTTCCTATTAGGCACCCCCATCATTGTACATTACAGATTGAGGATTGAATATATCTACTAACTACCAAAGTGGTGAGAGTGGCATGAAGTGTGACTAGAAAGTATTGGGGATCGGATAACGGTGAATATATATGATAGAAATATATACAAGTGTATTGAGATATAATTATTGACTATAGGTGATTTAGTTCAAACATAAAGTTATGGATTGTTCTTTATTTCTTATGTACTTTATTAGTCATATTTTTATTGATGTGGGACAACAAAATGTCAATATCTCTATCATGGGATATCGGATGGTACAACTAAAAGAAGACTTGATTTAGCGTTGGTGTTTGTGTTGACTTAGTCGATACTAAAGATTGAAATTCTATTGTGTTTCACTTAAAGCTAGCATCAGCCAAGCCGACGCTAATTAGCATGGGCTTGCCCCAAATTATAGTTGCTTTAGGTCAAGAATATTTTAACCAAGCAAATTTGCATCTGATCTCCGTCCATTAGCGTCGGTTTCAACAACGTTATTTTCTCAGCCATCACCAACGCACTCGAAAAGATATCCTACCCAAACCGGTCACGAGTTACCGTCGTTcaaattgacaccaactttcGATGAAATCTACGTCAGTTCGTCTCTAGCATTCTCTTTCCAACACTTTCTCATTTATTCATAGAAATTTATGTGGGTCTATTAAATCTATATGTCTCATTTCTAATTTAATGGGACCCACGTGAATTACAATCAACTAATGAAATAATGCTGAAataaaggggttgtctaaataacctatgataaaatttgggttaaatcacccatTATCAAAGTGTACCAATCATGTTATAACATGTGTCCATATATTATCCACCTCATTTAattaaattcttttattttacatttttataatatttaattattaaaaaatttaattacaaaataaACCTATAATTTTGGAACAACGTGAATCAGCTAGGAGAGCCCTAATCCTCAAAGAATCCATAATCCCTATTTTTTCCATGCTCATCTCCTCTAAAAGCTCTTAGGAACAACGTGAATCAGCTAGGAGAGCCCTAGCAATGGACATGAATAGGATTCCCCTGGCGAGTTTCTCTGTGGCGACAACGAAGTGGGTTCTAAACTTCTAATTATGATCCGTAGGAGTTTGGCCCTGTGAATGCCGCCACCTCTGGTGCTGGGTTATTTGCACATTCCCCTTGAAGGATATGATCATATATATGATGcgattttaattttgtttcataTTAATACATAGGAAAATAATTGAATTCGAGAAGCATCGTTCTCTTGGAACCAAATTCAACATTTGAGTTGTTTTATAGGAGAAAAGTGTCCAGAAGGGATTAGTGTGGAAGAAAATGGGGATTAGGGATTCTTTGGGTATAAGGAGTACTATGTTATTATCTAAAATTATAGGTTTATTCtgcaataaaattatttaataaatcaaatattatgaaaatgtaaaataaaaaattaaattaaatgaggtGGATAATATAAGAACACATGTTATAACATGATTAGTACATCTAGGCAATGagtgatttaacccaaattttatcatgggttatttagacaaccctgAAATAAAAAGTATTAAATTGAGAGTCGCTAATGCTCCGCTTTTGAGCTATTGATTTAGGGAataaaagcttttttttttttacaaaatgaaTAGAAGCTCTTAAAAATATGTCAAAAAGTTAAATATATTGATCTCTTTAAATAATTAAGTTACAaacattatttttatttcttagcATTTGCGTACAGGGTCATGTGGATATGTTTCGATGACAAATTGACAATCCAATTCAAATCAAATCCAAGATCTCGAGATGCCCATCACTCAAATGTGTCGCTGCATTGTATTTGTACCTGTACatgagttttgttttgtttagggctaataaaatatttcaaataaagTAATTAAGGAATTGAACTATGGTTCATTAAACACTTCAACCTTAAAAAGAGAATTTAGAATCTTTTAACCAACTGTGATGTGTTCTTGTGTCACTAGGGTACTTCGACTTACCATTGAGCATCACAATGAACAATTTGAGTAGCTGAGACAAGAATTTAAACATGTCCAATTTATTTAACTATTTGTTGCAAAGTGTTGAACAGGTACAATTTTGATACTCTTTTATCAGTGTATCATTCATCTGAGATGAAACAATCACTAAGTTAAGTGCAAGGTTTTTCTCATGCAATTAGTACCCCAACAATATGGTTAAACTCTAGCAAGTTTTACAAGTTCTCCTGCAGTCACAAGAAATTTTTTTGGTTTATGCATGTATTCCCGTCGGTTACAATTACAGACCCTTAATAAGGAGGGGGAGGCCCGGGTGGGCCACTTGGAGGCCCAGGATGGCCAATTGGACCGCCCGGAGGGCTATATGGACCGCCTGGAGGGTCTGGAGGAGCAGGAGGCCCATAAGGACCAGGAGGCTCTGGTGGTGGCGGAATGGGAGGACCAGGTGGGCCAGGCACAGGTGGTGGAGGTTGTGGTGGATCCATCGGAACAGGAGGCGGCTCTGGTTGCGCCCCAAAACAGTCTTGTAGCAGCCAACAACAGCAGACTACGTAGAAACTGTCAAAGCACAAGGAGTTGAAAACATAGTAAATTTTCTGCTGCATTTGCACTTGTTTAATAGTGCACATTTAAACTAAAAACAAGGGGCTGAAAATTTTGACTAGAGGTAATTAtgcataattatttttttaccttTACTATGGTATAAGGTATTGGTAGGTACAGATTTTCTCAAATGATGACATtaagttcatgagaagtggtAGGAGCACCCTTCTTTTGTTATTAAGTGAAATTTTACTTGAATCTCATTAATTGAAAGTATATGCAATTTATTTAATCAGATTCATAAGATTTTGTTCTaagataaaatttaaaatgatagATCAAAGAATATACTACTACTTTTTTCTATTAAACATTATACATGGAAAGAAAAAATGATCTGCAATGCTAATTATAATTCATATACTATTGGTGTTAATGCTAATGTAAATTTTGAAAGCAAGAAGAAAAATATGTGACCAACCAAGAAGATATGGTACTGCATAGTCCATGGAAGAAGTTGCCAAGAACAGGAGGAGGTCCAGGCCATGAACTTGGAGGAGGCCCGGGTCCTCCTTGTCCACTCATTCTCAGGCTTCAAGAATTTGCAACCTCACCAAGCTGAAGATGGAACCCTAAAACACACCTATTTTGTTGCTGCTCTCACTCTAAACTAAGAAAATCCAGTCCTAGAGAAAAGGTTAGGTAAAGAACTGATAGCTGCACCACTGTATATAAACACAACCAAGACATTGACTGGTGGCTATAATGAAAGACTATTAGTAGCACATTTGTGATATTAGCATGTTTGGACCAACTTCTATTTTTAACATCAATTTTGAAACTTAGAGCCAACTTACAAAAAACTTCTTCTCAAAACCAATTCTGActccaaaatcaattatagaagaacTTCTAAACATGCACATTAGACTGCCATGTGTTGAGAAAAcacttactccctccgttcctaattataagacctaatacaaaaaattgcgcttattatgaaaatattaaatgtgtctaattagtgtgttggttttttaaaaatgcatacattcttccatatttaccctttgttattttctctcactaataaatggtaggtggtaattaaaactttggaattgaaaacacatCATTGATGTAAgggttatatatggaagagtagaatactttttgctagattattgttaaatgtcttatatttaggaactagaaaattttaaaactagatcttataattaggaacggagggagtataagaaAAGCAGATTTAGAATCTAACTGTCAACCCTCATTAACCCCTCATTAACAACTGCTCTTCAATCTACCCTTCTTAGTTTTTAGGGTGGGCCCTATTGGAACCTTCTTGTGATGAAATATCAATGACACCAAAATTTGGTAAATACATTTTTGGACCAACTTCTTTTTTCTCGTAATTAACTCATGCACTCATGA contains:
- the LOC130727022 gene encoding leucine-rich repeat extensin-like protein 6, yielding MSGQGGPGPPPSSWPGPPPVLGNFFHGLCSTISSCFYVVCCCWLLQDCFGAQPEPPPVPMDPPQPPPPVPGPPGPPIPPPPEPPGPYGPPAPPDPPGGPYSPPGGPIGHPGPPSGPPGPPPPY
- the LOC130722772 gene encoding inactive beta-amylase 9-like, producing MEVSVIGSSQAKLGKSDLVTREQGFCFVKESCRIENNRVSFGGNMRWKKDGLRFSLRAVHHAEPVLEKKKKKSHSGSGTGSSNSVDGVRLFVGLPLDAVSYDCSSLNHSRAIAAGLRALKLLGVEGVELPVWWGIVEKEAMGEYNWSGYLAIAEMVQKAGLKLHMTLCFHGSEKPNIPLPKWVSKIGESQSSIFFTDRSGQRYNEYLSLAVDNLPVLDGKTPVQVYQSFCESFKSSFSAFMGSTITGISMGLGPEGELRYPSHHHRNGKTQGVGEFQCYDQNMLQLLKQHAEASGNPLWGLGGPHDVPTYDQPPHSNNFFKDGGSWESQYGDFFLSWYSNQLITHGDCLLSLAASTFGDTGVTIHGKIPLMHTWYGTQSHPSELTAGFYNTANREGYEPVAKIFAKNSCKIMLPGLDLSDANQPSETRSSPESLLAQIMASCRNHGVRVSGQNSSVFGAPEGFDQIKKNLSGDNVLDLFTYQRMGAYFFSPEHFPSFTEFVRSLNQPELHSDDLPTVEEEGTESAVNSQESSISMQAA